In the Candidatus Rhodoblastus alkanivorans genome, one interval contains:
- the metC gene encoding cystathionine beta-lyase, with the protein MTKSTPQSRKGMRARTKLVYAGREPSEQFGFVNTPIYRGSTVLFPDTASLEGRSSSRFRYGTYGTPTTEALEKAWSEISGAADTVLAPSGLAACCLAMLTALSSGDHVLVTDSAYGPTRSFCEHFLARMGIETTFYDPLAGANIEALFKPNTKAVLVEAPGSQTFEMQDIPAIAEVAHARDACVIMDNTWATPLFFPAHERGIDLSADAGTKYLSGHSDLLLGLVSANEKWAKRLRQTFQLFSNCAGPEDAWLALRGLRTMHLRLREAEKQGLALARWLENRPEVSRVLHPALESDPGHAIWKRDFLGSTGLFSAILKPASQQAVEAFLDGLELFGLGYSWGGYESLVIPFDCRSYRTATVWSPEGPALRFSVGLEDIEDLKADLDQGFARMRAQA; encoded by the coding sequence ATGACCAAATCCACCCCGCAATCGCGGAAGGGCATGCGCGCGCGCACCAAGCTGGTTTATGCCGGGCGCGAGCCGTCCGAGCAGTTCGGCTTCGTCAATACCCCGATCTATCGCGGCTCGACCGTCTTGTTTCCCGATACGGCTTCGCTCGAAGGGCGTTCGTCGTCGCGCTTTCGCTATGGCACTTATGGAACGCCGACGACGGAAGCCTTGGAAAAGGCCTGGAGCGAAATATCCGGCGCCGCCGACACCGTCCTCGCGCCGTCAGGCCTCGCCGCCTGCTGCCTCGCCATGCTCACCGCCCTGTCGAGCGGCGATCACGTGCTGGTCACCGATTCCGCCTACGGTCCGACCCGCTCGTTCTGCGAGCATTTCCTGGCCCGTATGGGAATCGAAACCACCTTTTACGATCCGCTGGCCGGCGCGAATATCGAGGCTCTGTTCAAACCCAACACCAAGGCCGTGCTGGTCGAGGCGCCTGGCTCGCAGACATTCGAGATGCAGGACATTCCCGCGATCGCCGAAGTCGCCCATGCGCGAGACGCCTGCGTCATTATGGACAATACCTGGGCGACGCCCCTGTTCTTCCCGGCGCATGAACGCGGGATCGATCTTTCCGCCGACGCCGGCACCAAATATCTCTCGGGCCATTCGGACCTGCTGCTCGGTCTGGTTTCCGCCAATGAGAAATGGGCCAAGAGACTGCGCCAGACTTTTCAGCTGTTTTCCAATTGCGCCGGTCCGGAAGACGCCTGGCTGGCGCTGCGCGGCCTGCGCACCATGCATTTGCGGCTGCGCGAGGCGGAGAAACAGGGCCTTGCGCTCGCCCGCTGGCTCGAAAACCGCCCCGAAGTGTCGCGGGTGCTGCATCCGGCGCTGGAGAGCGACCCCGGCCACGCCATATGGAAGCGCGACTTTCTGGGCTCGACCGGATTGTTTTCAGCGATCCTCAAGCCCGCCTCGCAGCAGGCGGTCGAGGCTTTCCTCGACGGGCTGGAGCTGTTCGGCCTCGGCTATAGCTGGGGCGGTTACGAGAGCCTGGTCATTCCCTTCGACTGCCGGAGCTACCGCACCGCGACCGTCTGGAGCCCGGAAGGCCCCGCTTTGCGCTTCTCGGTCGGCCTGGAAGACATCGAGGACCTCAAGGCCGATCTCGACCAGGGCTTTGCGCGGATGCGCGCCCAGGCGTGA
- a CDS encoding tetratricopeptide repeat protein: protein MAHFRAAADADPNHLWARQDVATELCQLGHFDEAEAVCRKIVAKNPRFPDGWRGLGLIARRRGDREAALAHFRAAADADPNHPWARQDVATELRELGYLDEAEAVYREMVAKNPRLSDGWRGLGLIARRRGDSEAALAHFRAAAEADPKALWAFEAIATELRELGRLDEAEEVLESIVARNPDSAQALTAYANGIRHKASKSELVAMFEKAVALEPGHISARHALASEYLWNYRLDEAEALHDEILSRERNPGSLIGKGLIARQRGDRAAALDFFAEAAKSPGATAQSTIEWSTELFDAGRNEEAQKVLLDALSQRPNQPNIYMRLGHNARARGDHLAAREAFSQALKLNSKSDPARIELATEEFHQGRTSQAVAALEEIILRQPKHVRAIETLARFLEQLDDLERATYLRRKVLEIEPSNLAAHLNIARALAKFGQIQEARQALANAAARLGRRPEIVLAEAGMFNNFGDYAAAHALLTKASAEFPTHFEVRNQLARSMIFRGEFERARRAADAVSAHNVRDKARLCALRAEIAIAEWDFDAAERHFADALAFWPSEPSINGRAAQVALYRFDLRSAKQRLETSMRFNPVHRNQHQGKWKTSQSYVGQLLDEFRIDRGALDKLRDALPRQDAIQALANLVREMPDYTPAAMFLTIALRRKGLLARSECAACKAPSIPAKILQFWDDEIPADVGALCEAWRASHPTYSYQLFSLRDARRFLSELGFPGALAAFNRAIEPAMKADLFRLAYLFREGGYYIDADDRFLAPLSTLNTGGHDLVLYQEEYGTAGNNFIGARPGHPAIERALKAAIDAVNRGDHDMVWLATGPGLLTRSIASYLAEDVAKHLKTTLILERHELRQAVAIHTLTSHKNTKKHWVRSAFNRARALSIESLETAIRQA from the coding sequence TTGGCGCATTTCCGCGCTGCAGCCGACGCGGATCCCAACCATCTATGGGCGCGACAAGACGTCGCCACCGAATTGTGCCAGCTGGGCCATTTCGACGAAGCGGAGGCGGTCTGCCGCAAGATCGTGGCCAAAAATCCGCGTTTTCCCGACGGCTGGCGCGGGCTCGGCCTGATCGCGCGCCGCCGCGGCGACCGCGAGGCGGCGTTGGCGCATTTCCGCGCTGCAGCCGACGCGGACCCAAACCATCCATGGGCCCGCCAAGACGTTGCCACCGAATTGCGCGAACTCGGCTATCTCGACGAAGCGGAAGCGGTCTACCGCGAGATGGTTGCGAAAAATCCACGTCTTTCCGATGGCTGGCGCGGGCTCGGCCTGATCGCGCGCCGCCGCGGCGACAGCGAGGCGGCGTTGGCGCATTTCCGCGCTGCAGCCGAGGCGGATCCAAAAGCGCTTTGGGCGTTTGAGGCTATTGCGACCGAACTTCGCGAGCTTGGCCGTCTCGACGAGGCAGAGGAAGTTCTCGAATCGATCGTGGCGCGGAATCCGGACTCCGCTCAGGCCCTGACCGCCTATGCCAACGGTATCCGCCACAAAGCCTCGAAAAGTGAATTGGTCGCCATGTTCGAAAAGGCCGTTGCGCTGGAGCCAGGCCATATTTCCGCAAGACACGCCTTGGCTTCCGAATATTTGTGGAACTACCGCCTGGACGAGGCGGAAGCGCTTCATGACGAGATATTGTCGCGCGAGCGCAACCCCGGTTCTTTGATTGGCAAGGGACTGATCGCGCGGCAGCGCGGCGACCGAGCTGCCGCCCTGGATTTTTTCGCCGAAGCGGCCAAATCGCCGGGCGCCACCGCCCAATCGACGATCGAATGGTCAACGGAATTGTTTGACGCCGGCCGAAACGAAGAGGCGCAAAAGGTCCTTCTTGATGCGCTTTCTCAGCGGCCAAATCAGCCGAACATTTACATGCGGCTTGGACACAACGCGCGGGCCAGGGGGGATCATCTTGCGGCGCGCGAGGCGTTCTCGCAGGCTTTGAAGTTGAATTCAAAATCGGATCCGGCGCGGATCGAATTGGCCACGGAGGAATTTCATCAAGGACGGACGAGCCAAGCGGTCGCCGCGCTCGAAGAAATCATTTTGCGGCAGCCGAAGCACGTTCGAGCGATCGAAACCCTGGCGCGATTTTTGGAACAACTCGACGATCTGGAGCGGGCGACTTACCTGCGGCGAAAGGTCCTCGAAATCGAACCCTCAAATCTGGCTGCGCATCTGAACATAGCGCGAGCCCTCGCAAAATTCGGTCAAATCCAAGAGGCTCGACAGGCGTTGGCGAACGCGGCTGCCCGACTTGGACGGCGACCGGAAATCGTGCTTGCCGAGGCCGGCATGTTCAACAATTTCGGCGATTACGCCGCCGCGCACGCGTTGCTGACAAAAGCCTCGGCCGAGTTCCCGACACATTTCGAAGTCCGGAATCAGTTGGCTAGGTCGATGATCTTCCGCGGCGAATTCGAACGAGCGCGTCGGGCGGCCGACGCGGTGTCAGCGCACAATGTCCGCGACAAGGCTCGGCTATGCGCATTGCGCGCCGAAATCGCTATCGCCGAATGGGATTTTGACGCCGCGGAACGGCATTTCGCCGATGCGCTGGCGTTCTGGCCGTCGGAACCCTCGATCAACGGCCGGGCGGCCCAGGTCGCGCTGTATCGTTTCGACCTCAGATCGGCAAAACAGCGTCTGGAAACATCGATGCGATTCAATCCGGTTCACCGGAATCAGCATCAGGGAAAATGGAAAACCTCGCAAAGCTATGTCGGGCAGTTGCTTGACGAATTCAGAATCGATCGGGGGGCTCTTGACAAGCTTCGCGACGCTTTGCCCAGGCAAGACGCGATCCAGGCTCTTGCCAATCTCGTTCGAGAGATGCCCGACTACACGCCGGCTGCCATGTTCCTGACGATCGCTTTGCGCCGCAAAGGGCTCTTGGCGCGATCGGAATGCGCCGCATGCAAAGCGCCCTCCATTCCCGCGAAGATATTGCAATTTTGGGATGACGAGATTCCCGCCGATGTTGGCGCCCTTTGCGAGGCTTGGCGGGCGTCTCATCCGACATATTCATATCAGCTGTTTTCGCTGCGCGACGCTCGGAGGTTTCTGAGTGAGTTGGGGTTTCCAGGCGCCCTTGCCGCTTTCAACCGCGCCATTGAGCCAGCAATGAAGGCTGACCTTTTTAGGTTGGCTTATCTGTTCCGCGAGGGCGGATATTATATCGATGCTGACGACCGTTTTCTGGCGCCACTTTCGACGCTCAATACCGGCGGCCACGATCTCGTTCTTTACCAGGAGGAATACGGCACGGCTGGAAACAACTTCATCGGCGCGCGTCCGGGACATCCGGCGATCGAACGGGCGCTCAAGGCGGCGATCGACGCCGTCAACCGCGGGGACCACGATATGGTGTGGCTTGCAACCGGCCCGGGCCTGTTGACGCGAAGCATCGCATCATATCTTGCGGAAGATGTCGCGAAGCACTTGAAAACAACCTTGATTTTGGAGCGACATGAATTGCGTCAAGCTGTAGCGATTCACACGCTGACGTCTCACAAGAATACGAAAAAACATTGGGTCCGATCAGCATTCAACCGAGCGCGCGCGTTATCGATTGAGAGCCTGGAGACGGCAATCCGCCAAGCATGA
- a CDS encoding helix-turn-helix domain-containing protein, with product MADLSFLTFGKAGEKSFSAWRRFLAGVYDIGGDHADGSDPEVDFLARATGRFVLSETAAPSHRLARSTETIARRHADGFVIRLQISGEMSGRAGDLTVEIRSGDIVFLDLLQTLDLRAPEKPERARDICLWVPRSVMLAALGHDNALHGLVLVAASPAGAMIGGCLSTLAEQAGKMSIREMDALCDGLVALATKAIGPALASPRASATSPSAAFVTIRRYIDRNLRLPNLDAGRLADTFGVSRASLYRLFEPVGGVASYIRKARLGLAYQEVVASEFSGRHIGPISYSVGFKNVSAFNRAFKDQYGVSPREARARAMSAAPPLPPAAPEGGEDPARTLAYWLTRIGAPPRAGHGEK from the coding sequence ATGGCTGATCTTTCCTTTTTGACATTCGGCAAGGCGGGAGAAAAGTCATTTTCCGCATGGCGGCGCTTCCTCGCGGGCGTTTATGACATTGGTGGCGACCATGCCGACGGCTCCGACCCCGAGGTCGATTTCCTCGCCCGAGCCACGGGGCGCTTCGTTCTCAGCGAGACGGCGGCGCCGTCGCATCGGCTGGCGCGATCGACCGAAACCATCGCGCGCCGCCATGCTGACGGCTTTGTGATCCGCCTCCAAATTTCGGGCGAAATGAGCGGGCGCGCGGGCGATTTGACGGTCGAAATCCGCTCTGGCGACATTGTCTTCCTCGACCTGCTACAGACGCTCGATCTTCGGGCGCCGGAGAAGCCTGAACGCGCGCGCGACATCTGCCTGTGGGTTCCGCGCTCCGTCATGCTCGCAGCTCTTGGCCACGACAACGCCCTGCATGGTCTCGTTCTCGTCGCCGCCTCGCCCGCGGGCGCGATGATCGGCGGCTGTCTTAGCACTCTGGCGGAACAAGCGGGCAAAATGTCGATTCGAGAGATGGACGCCCTTTGCGACGGGCTCGTCGCCCTGGCCACGAAAGCAATCGGCCCTGCGCTCGCCTCACCGCGCGCTTCCGCCACGTCTCCCTCCGCCGCCTTCGTCACAATCCGCCGCTATATCGACCGCAACCTGCGCTTGCCGAATCTGGACGCCGGTCGCCTCGCCGACACGTTCGGCGTGTCGCGCGCCTCGCTCTACCGCCTGTTCGAGCCGGTCGGCGGCGTCGCCTCCTATATCCGCAAAGCGCGGCTCGGTCTGGCCTATCAGGAGGTCGTGGCGAGCGAGTTTTCTGGCCGTCATATCGGGCCTATCTCATATTCAGTCGGCTTCAAGAACGTCAGCGCCTTCAACCGCGCGTTCAAGGATCAATACGGCGTGAGCCCACGCGAAGCGCGCGCGCGCGCAATGTCCGCAGCGCCGCCGCTCCCGCCCGCAGCGCCCGAGGGAGGCGAGGACCCGGCGCGCACGCTCGCCTATTGGCTGACGCGGATCGGCGCGCCGCCACGCGCCGGTCATGGGGAAAAATGA
- a CDS encoding Hint domain-containing protein has translation MANNKVTSGTISSVAVNPTNTVISGTYTASNANPANAVYAWAVASDGTGYFLGSATGLGAGGSYTITSTTSIPSGTYTVELFNVNSTTLPTGSPLASDPSQNLCFLAGTMIRTPDGEAAIETLKRGDLVLTSEVVAKPVNWLGKQTVSRLFADPVRSLPIRVRAGALAQNVPVRDLLVSPDHALLVDGVLIHAGALVNGTSIVRETDMPQVFVYYHVELDDHSLILAENTPAETFVDNVDRMNFDNWAEFEALYPEGKAVEELPYPRAKAHRQVPVYIRVALADRAHAIGAAPSAVA, from the coding sequence ATGGCTAACAATAAAGTCACCAGCGGAACAATCAGTTCAGTCGCCGTCAACCCTACAAATACAGTAATTTCCGGAACATATACGGCCTCTAATGCCAACCCCGCTAACGCTGTGTATGCCTGGGCCGTTGCTTCGGACGGGACTGGGTATTTCCTTGGTTCAGCGACGGGTCTCGGCGCCGGTGGCTCGTATACAATTACCTCCACTACGTCGATCCCGTCAGGGACCTACACAGTAGAACTCTTCAATGTTAACTCAACGACCCTTCCAACCGGCAGTCCGCTCGCCTCGGATCCCAGTCAGAACCTCTGTTTCCTCGCCGGCACGATGATACGCACGCCGGATGGCGAGGCAGCGATCGAAACCCTCAAGCGCGGAGATTTGGTCCTGACGTCGGAAGTCGTCGCGAAGCCGGTGAACTGGCTCGGCAAGCAGACGGTTTCAAGACTTTTCGCCGATCCCGTCCGCAGCCTGCCGATCCGGGTTCGTGCCGGCGCCTTGGCGCAGAACGTGCCCGTGCGCGACCTTCTGGTTTCGCCAGATCATGCTCTGCTGGTTGATGGCGTGCTGATTCATGCCGGCGCGCTGGTGAACGGGACCTCGATCGTCCGCGAGACCGATATGCCTCAGGTCTTCGTCTATTATCACGTCGAACTCGACGATCATTCGCTGATCCTCGCCGAAAACACCCCGGCCGAGACCTTCGTGGACAACGTCGATCGCATGAACTTCGACAACTGGGCGGAATTCGAAGCGCTCTATCCGGAAGGCAAGGCGGTCGAGGAACTCCCCTATCCCCGCGCCAAGGCCCATCGCCAGGTCCCGGTCTATATCCGCGTCGCCCTCGCCGACCGCGCCCACGCCATCGGCGCCGCGCCATCCGCTGTCGCCTGA
- a CDS encoding phosphatase PAP2 family protein, producing MIWGPGVDRAGGFAAVGDTAARAWRDLAGHWRRPLAPVAMFWPFWCGLAFLAVTILICVGLVADETVARAAERLDPGLVALFGVVTQAGKSNWLFALSLLAIAFALYRREGAAGARRRAAWGLIASRAFYFLTVMAFSGIASQVIKHIVGRARPYLIDSVGPFHFDPFSFKAVLASFPSGHTTTMFAAFGALALLSPRFGAGFLLLALPVAASRIVVGAHYPSDVCGGLFLGVASALIVARIFARRRIAFTVTPEALLPRPRGGGLIVEELALSKAARHANNERP from the coding sequence TTGATCTGGGGGCCGGGGGTTGACCGAGCCGGCGGTTTCGCGGCGGTCGGCGACACGGCGGCGCGCGCCTGGCGCGATCTCGCCGGCCATTGGCGCCGGCCGTTGGCGCCGGTGGCGATGTTTTGGCCGTTTTGGTGCGGGCTCGCCTTCCTTGCCGTCACGATCCTGATCTGCGTCGGCCTCGTCGCGGATGAGACGGTCGCCCGCGCCGCCGAGCGGCTCGATCCCGGCCTGGTCGCATTGTTCGGCGTCGTCACCCAGGCAGGCAAGTCGAACTGGCTGTTCGCTCTTTCCCTTCTGGCGATCGCCTTCGCCCTCTACCGGCGCGAAGGCGCCGCCGGCGCGCGGCGTCGCGCCGCCTGGGGCCTCATCGCCTCGCGCGCGTTCTATTTCCTCACCGTGATGGCCTTTTCGGGAATAGCGTCGCAGGTCATCAAACATATCGTCGGCCGCGCCCGTCCCTATCTGATCGATTCCGTGGGGCCATTCCATTTCGACCCGTTCTCGTTCAAAGCGGTGCTGGCGAGTTTCCCTTCGGGCCATACCACGACGATGTTCGCCGCCTTCGGCGCGCTGGCCCTGCTGTCGCCGCGCTTCGGCGCCGGCTTCCTGCTGCTGGCGCTGCCCGTGGCGGCGTCGCGGATCGTCGTCGGCGCCCATTATCCGAGCGACGTCTGCGGCGGGCTTTTTCTCGGCGTCGCCTCGGCGCTGATCGTTGCGCGGATTTTCGCCCGGCGCCGCATCGCCTTCACGGTAACGCCGGAAGCGCTGCTGCCCAGGCCGCGCGGCGGCGGCTTGATCGTCGAAGAGCTGGCGTTGTCAAAGGCGGCGCGCCATGCGAACAATGAACGTCCATGA
- a CDS encoding Hint domain-containing protein encodes MTDYTWNNTVTNGDWEDANNWTSLPSGGTYPQLSTDNATIAVSPGGAGITVNVNSGETISIQNLVLTGSPGYGAATLQMNGGSLTTSSTITLTNGNSYIDGYGTIVADGGFTKNVGTPGITASGGVLDLTGNISPGTINLFIDSASLSTLKLESTVSQSSITINSANQTLEIGASGALTLSAAESVTNGAIRIDGGTLTDMSGLTIGAGASLTGTGTVNGPITGAGTITASGGALTLSGQVDTSGTSSSLVIEDGATLQLTSTTDVGLPGVNPTLTFTGNGGLFIDTAASVGGLHLGLIFGFSGADRIQIKEIGLNDTVSWDSSLNKLTIHNGPVSESFTFEAGTQGQFFTISQSNGVDTLQLCFMAGTSIRTPDGDVAIETLKRGDLVMTVDGAAKPVNWLGRQTVSTIFADPVRSLPIRVRAGALAENAPSRDLLISPDHALLVEDVLIQAGALVNGTSIIRETKLPKVFVYCHVELDDHSLILAENTPAETFVDNVDRMNFDNWAEFEALYPEGKAVEELPYPRAKARRQVPAYIRVALADRAQAIGATESAVA; translated from the coding sequence ATGACAGATTATACTTGGAATAACACTGTCACAAACGGCGACTGGGAAGACGCGAATAACTGGACGTCTTTGCCGTCGGGCGGAACCTATCCGCAGCTTTCGACGGACAACGCGACGATTGCGGTCTCGCCTGGCGGCGCTGGCATTACCGTCAATGTCAATTCCGGAGAAACCATTTCGATCCAAAACCTCGTCTTAACCGGGAGCCCCGGTTACGGGGCGGCCACCCTGCAGATGAATGGCGGATCGCTCACCACGAGCAGCACGATCACTTTGACCAATGGCAACTCTTACATCGACGGCTATGGGACGATCGTCGCGGACGGAGGATTCACCAAAAACGTTGGTACGCCGGGGATCACGGCGTCGGGCGGCGTACTCGATCTCACCGGAAATATTTCCCCGGGGACGATAAATCTCTTTATCGACAGCGCCTCCCTATCGACGCTCAAACTTGAGTCGACGGTCAGTCAATCCTCGATCACGATCAATAGCGCCAACCAGACGCTCGAAATCGGCGCGTCCGGCGCATTGACGCTGTCGGCGGCGGAGAGCGTCACCAATGGCGCGATCAGGATCGACGGCGGCACGCTGACCGACATGAGCGGCTTGACGATTGGCGCCGGCGCCTCGCTGACGGGAACGGGCACGGTCAATGGCCCTATCACCGGCGCCGGCACGATCACCGCCAGCGGCGGCGCGTTGACGCTGAGCGGCCAGGTTGACACTTCCGGAACGTCGTCGAGCCTGGTCATCGAGGATGGCGCGACCCTGCAATTGACGTCGACCACGGACGTCGGCTTGCCCGGCGTCAATCCGACCCTGACCTTCACCGGCAATGGTGGCCTGTTCATCGATACCGCTGCTTCTGTGGGAGGCCTGCATCTCGGGCTGATCTTCGGATTCAGTGGGGCCGACAGGATTCAAATCAAGGAGATCGGGCTAAACGACACGGTCTCCTGGGACAGCAGCTTGAATAAGCTGACCATACACAACGGCCCCGTGTCCGAATCCTTCACCTTCGAGGCGGGCACGCAGGGGCAATTTTTCACAATTTCCCAGTCGAACGGCGTCGACACCCTGCAACTTTGCTTCATGGCCGGCACGTCGATCCGCACGCCGGACGGCGATGTCGCAATCGAGACCCTCAAGCGCGGCGATCTGGTCATGACGGTCGACGGCGCCGCCAAGCCGGTGAATTGGCTCGGCCGGCAGACGGTTTCCACCATCTTCGCCGACCCCGTGCGCAGCCTGCCGATCCGTGTCCGCGCCGGCGCGTTGGCCGAAAACGCGCCAAGCCGCGATCTTCTGATTTCGCCCGATCACGCCCTGCTGGTGGAGGACGTACTGATCCAGGCCGGCGCGCTGGTTAACGGGACCTCGATCATCCGCGAGACCAAGTTGCCCAAGGTCTTCGTCTATTGCCACGTCGAACTCGACGACCACTCGCTGATCCTCGCCGAAAACACCCCGGCCGAGACCTTCGTCGATAATGTCGATCGCATGAATTTCGACAATTGGGCGGAATTCGAGGCGCTCTACCCCGAAGGCAAGGCGGTCGAGGAACTCCCCTATCCCCGCGCCAAAGCCCGCCGCCAGGTCCCGGCCTACATCCGGGTAGCCCTAGCCGACCGCGCCCAAGCCATCGGCGCCACGGAATCCGCTGTCGCGTGA
- a CDS encoding GNAT family N-acetyltransferase: MSKVDVSNSPSAPPSRRFGRLGPDDADRYAAHLLRLDSADRRFRFFKDVAEFLIHLHAGAAASDGRIVAVCEEGGEVRAAGELLVDPERPDVGEVAFSVEKDWRRKGLGCALMRELIDAGARAGLARLELEILPDNQAMLTLAKRFADKIETREGHLFAAIALPAAGVTPGRASAQSPGRDRP, translated from the coding sequence GTGTCCAAGGTTGACGTGTCCAACTCCCCGAGCGCTCCCCCATCCAGGCGGTTTGGCCGGCTCGGACCCGACGACGCCGATCGCTATGCGGCGCATCTTCTGCGCCTCGACTCCGCGGACCGGCGTTTCCGCTTCTTCAAGGACGTCGCCGAATTTCTGATCCATTTGCACGCGGGCGCGGCGGCCTCCGACGGCCGCATCGTGGCGGTCTGCGAAGAAGGCGGCGAGGTTCGCGCCGCCGGGGAATTGCTCGTCGATCCTGAGCGGCCGGATGTCGGCGAAGTGGCTTTCAGCGTCGAAAAAGACTGGCGGCGCAAGGGCCTGGGCTGCGCCCTGATGCGCGAATTGATCGACGCCGGCGCGCGCGCGGGACTGGCGCGGCTGGAGCTTGAAATCCTGCCCGACAATCAGGCCATGCTCACGCTCGCCAAACGTTTCGCGGACAAGATCGAAACGCGTGAAGGCCATCTCTTTGCGGCGATCGCCTTGCCCGCGGCCGGGGTCACGCCTGGGCGCGCATCCGCGCAAAGCCCTGGTCGAGATCGGCCTTGA
- a CDS encoding sulfotransferase, producing the protein MGHHFRVSDGASFRKSKRTEGGAVIVPARREAPQCVQLRPPARIRNFRYSVDAFTSPNKSPDQILDLAAMVNWVSMGKLRLRAAPLNWLCRPATHLGHRLMHPAPPLLLIGVPRSGSTWLAEILARATGRLLAMEPDDAYRWPEALHAKRGLGDYPNASTARASAEFRELWRLALKEPRRFSIERNDPQKSALGSQSLSVTRGIVGDHRVDTPGSTEIGSEQRLCLPDDELVVKTVNASLCADVIAGWLGAEVIMLSRDLRKVISSWTLMAGFEPEDLHLDPWVRQNVLSGMSIPQCRTRLEKIALTVAVLDKSLKLTTRRNGCRAITYEELVENPHQKVVDLLTSLALNCDDSVHESIDTRQAPGSGFETKRSSAQLREWETRLTDDQWAEVDAVLKLFRT; encoded by the coding sequence GTGGGTCATCATTTCCGCGTTTCGGATGGGGCAAGCTTTCGCAAGTCGAAAAGAACCGAAGGCGGCGCGGTGATCGTCCCGGCACGTCGGGAAGCTCCGCAATGTGTGCAACTCCGCCCGCCGGCTCGAATCAGAAATTTCCGCTATTCGGTCGACGCTTTCACGTCGCCCAATAAGTCGCCCGATCAGATCCTTGACCTGGCGGCTATGGTCAACTGGGTTTCCATGGGTAAACTCCGTTTACGTGCTGCGCCCCTGAATTGGCTCTGTAGACCTGCAACACATTTAGGCCATCGCCTCATGCATCCCGCTCCTCCTTTGCTGCTGATTGGCGTCCCGCGGTCCGGGTCGACCTGGCTTGCCGAGATTCTCGCTCGCGCAACGGGACGGCTTCTGGCGATGGAGCCCGACGATGCGTACCGTTGGCCCGAGGCATTGCACGCAAAACGTGGCCTCGGCGACTATCCCAATGCGTCGACGGCTCGCGCAAGCGCTGAGTTCAGGGAGTTGTGGCGGCTGGCGCTCAAAGAGCCGCGCCGATTCTCGATCGAGCGTAACGACCCTCAGAAAAGCGCGCTTGGCAGCCAATCCCTCTCGGTGACCCGCGGCATCGTCGGAGATCACCGCGTGGATACCCCCGGCTCGACCGAAATTGGCTCTGAACAACGGCTTTGCTTGCCCGACGATGAACTTGTCGTGAAGACAGTCAACGCATCTCTTTGCGCAGATGTGATCGCAGGCTGGTTGGGCGCCGAGGTGATCATGCTATCCCGGGACTTACGTAAAGTGATTTCGAGTTGGACCCTGATGGCTGGCTTCGAACCGGAGGACTTGCATCTTGATCCATGGGTGCGTCAAAACGTGTTGAGCGGAATGTCCATTCCGCAGTGCCGTACACGGCTGGAAAAAATCGCGTTGACAGTCGCAGTTTTAGACAAATCACTCAAACTGACGACGCGTCGTAACGGTTGCAGAGCGATAACATACGAGGAGTTGGTTGAGAACCCGCATCAAAAAGTCGTCGATCTGCTTACGTCTCTCGCACTGAATTGCGACGACTCTGTTCATGAATCTATTGACACGCGCCAAGCGCCAGGATCGGGCTTTGAAACGAAGCGGTCAAGCGCGCAACTTCGAGAATGGGAAACGCGACTTACAGACGATCAATGGGCTGAGGTCGATGCTGTGCTCAAGCTTTTTCGGACCTAG